The proteins below come from a single bacterium genomic window:
- a CDS encoding site-specific DNA-methyltransferase, which yields MFENTTISDKFSPSEYIVVFPGDCLELLKTIPDESLHLVVTSPPYNIGKEYEKRLKLETYLEQQEKVIRECVRCLSPRGSICWQVGNFVENGSIIPLDTVLYPIFSSLGLRMRNRIIWHFEHGMHCSLRFSGRYETIVWFTKTDDFVFNLDPVRVPQKYPGKKYFRGPNAGKYSCNPLGKNPGDVWIIPNVKSNHVEKTNHPCQFPVELIERLVLSMTNENDWVFDPFLGTGTSIIAAIRHNRRGAGAETVRKYCTLARQRIDFEIAGVLKTRPMNKPVYDPHEAGNRLTAAPWTNQGSSEQILLFQGQAEKEKGTLR from the coding sequence ATGTTTGAAAACACAACTATATCGGATAAATTCTCACCGTCCGAATATATCGTTGTTTTCCCCGGTGATTGCTTGGAATTGTTAAAAACGATTCCCGATGAGTCGCTGCATCTTGTTGTAACATCACCACCCTACAACATCGGGAAGGAATATGAAAAGCGGCTCAAACTGGAAACGTACTTAGAACAGCAGGAGAAGGTGATAAGGGAGTGCGTACGGTGTCTTTCTCCGCGGGGAAGTATATGCTGGCAGGTCGGAAACTTCGTTGAAAATGGTTCTATTATTCCTCTCGATACCGTGCTCTACCCGATCTTCTCAAGCCTTGGTCTGAGAATGAGGAACCGGATAATCTGGCACTTTGAACATGGGATGCATTGCAGTCTTCGATTTTCGGGGCGTTATGAGACAATCGTATGGTTCACGAAGACAGATGATTTTGTATTTAATCTCGATCCGGTAAGAGTACCGCAGAAATATCCCGGAAAGAAGTATTTCAGAGGTCCGAACGCGGGAAAATACTCGTGCAATCCTCTTGGGAAAAATCCCGGTGATGTGTGGATTATCCCGAATGTCAAGAGCAACCATGTAGAAAAAACAAATCATCCGTGTCAATTCCCGGTCGAGTTGATCGAACGCTTGGTGCTTTCGATGACCAATGAGAATGACTGGGTGTTTGATCCTTTTCTCGGCACCGGGACATCGATAATAGCGGCAATTCGCCATAATCGCCGCGGAGCAGGAGCAGAGACTGTCCGGAAATATTGTACATTAGCCCGGCAAAGAATTGATTTTGAGATTGCCGGCGTATTGAAAACACGGCCTATGAACAAACCGGTGTATGATCCCCATGAAGCGGGAAACAGGCTTACCGCTGCTCCCTGGACAAATCAGGGAAGTTCCGAACAAATTCTTCTTTTTCAGGGCCAGGCGGAAAAGGAAAAGGGAACCCTGCGATGA
- a CDS encoding thermonuclease family protein: MKTTHTCIIGDSRRMIELPDSSVHLVVTSPPYWQLKDYGAENQIGFHHSYEEYINNLNLVWNECSRVLHPGCRMVVNIGDQFARMVNYGRYKVIPIRTEIIKFCESVGFDYMGAIIWQKKTTKNTTGGATVMGSYPYPRNGIIEIDYEFILIFKKPGNPPKVSRERKEQSVISKEKWKEYFSGHWYFNGVWQYGHIAMFPVELPKRAIEMFTFVGDMVLDPFSGSGTTSAAAIAAGRNSVGYEIHEDFLPVIQEKILSLKNDVTDDFVFDVKKQDVKNIDWQSEIRKLPYIFTDPVRFDKKIDPNTMNYGSRISVNDTVSGVEREDYYTVKEILDTNLIKVNNDLVIRLLGVKPRSDVSKTAKDFLRNKILKRRIYLKYDEPKYDVKHNLLAYVYMKNKTFINAHLLKKGFAEVDGEFPFRYRSKFDSIVEM, translated from the coding sequence ATGAAAACGACCCATACCTGCATCATTGGCGATTCCCGGAGGATGATCGAACTGCCTGATTCATCCGTCCACCTTGTCGTAACCTCTCCGCCATACTGGCAGCTGAAAGACTACGGCGCCGAGAACCAGATCGGATTCCACCATTCGTACGAAGAGTATATCAACAATCTCAACCTCGTGTGGAACGAGTGCAGCCGTGTGTTGCATCCCGGATGCAGGATGGTGGTGAATATCGGCGATCAGTTTGCCAGAATGGTCAATTATGGCAGGTATAAGGTCATTCCGATACGGACTGAGATAATCAAGTTCTGCGAATCGGTCGGTTTCGATTACATGGGGGCGATAATCTGGCAGAAAAAGACCACCAAGAATACAACCGGCGGCGCCACGGTGATGGGATCGTATCCTTATCCGCGAAACGGAATCATCGAGATAGATTACGAGTTTATCCTGATTTTCAAAAAGCCGGGGAATCCTCCGAAGGTAAGCAGGGAAAGAAAAGAACAGTCGGTCATATCGAAAGAAAAATGGAAGGAATACTTTTCCGGACACTGGTATTTCAACGGAGTATGGCAGTATGGTCATATCGCAATGTTCCCGGTCGAGCTGCCGAAGCGGGCGATCGAGATGTTCACATTTGTCGGCGATATGGTGCTCGATCCTTTTTCAGGCAGTGGAACGACATCGGCGGCGGCGATTGCAGCCGGCAGAAATTCGGTCGGCTATGAAATACATGAGGATTTTCTTCCTGTCATACAGGAAAAGATACTGAGTCTGAAAAATGATGTCACCGATGATTTTGTGTTCGATGTAAAAAAACAGGATGTGAAAAATATCGATTGGCAAAGCGAAATTCGGAAACTGCCATACATTTTTACCGATCCGGTCAGATTCGATAAAAAAATAGATCCGAATACAATGAATTACGGCTCCAGAATCAGCGTAAACGATACGGTATCGGGAGTAGAGAGAGAAGATTACTATACAGTCAAAGAAATTCTGGATACGAACCTTATCAAAGTGAACAATGACCTCGTCATACGTCTCCTCGGTGTAAAACCCAGATCGGATGTATCGAAAACAGCGAAAGACTTTTTACGAAACAAGATTTTAAAACGCCGGATTTATCTGAAATACGATGAGCCGAAATACGATGTTAAACATAACCTTCTTGCGTATGTCTATATGAAAAACAAAACATTTATCAACGCCCATCTGTTAAAAAAAGGATTTGCCGAAGTGGATGGGGAATTCCCTTTCAGGTATCGTTCAAAATTTGACAGTATTGTAGAAATGTAA
- the argS gene encoding arginine--tRNA ligase, whose protein sequence is MKLFQEIQGVIEKAFPALEGSEFDFQPAPENQPGDFGLACFRFSKALGEAPPKIAVKLSSLEYPGIFREAKAVGPYLNFTLDRNSYATGLIGEIIERKGTFGSTGEGTGKTVLLEHTSINPNASPHIGRSRNGLIGDTLARLYRFEGYDVDVHYYVNDMGKQIALLVLQIGDRTDLEFHEVLDLYVEANRRAEKDPEFEAKGLDLLMRMEEGDPSVAEAFTGIVDICLRGQLDVLGRLGLRYDTFDRESSFLRDPRMERAMEVFAEKGALFTDDQERAVLDLQKLGYDREEGRYIVLKRANGSTMYMYRDIAYTLEKIGRSGDRNIVVLGEDHTMYFEQMETIIRALGKTPPEVVHYSYILLREGKMSTRQGNVVLLEDFLDEAIRHAREKVDEQWPGIPESERGEIARIIGIGAVRYAILSVRPNRNVIFDWDTALSFSGDTGPYIQYSCTRVASILRKHGSEPERVSSPLTVTHDAEWGLVFRLAFVTRDIAAALETRNPAILATTALDVARRFSIFYNTCPVLAAENDTIRESRIAFCVATRQVLMNLLGLIGIEAPERM, encoded by the coding sequence ATGAAATTGTTTCAGGAAATACAGGGTGTCATAGAAAAAGCGTTTCCCGCGCTCGAAGGGAGCGAGTTCGATTTCCAGCCGGCGCCGGAAAACCAGCCGGGCGATTTCGGGCTTGCCTGTTTCCGGTTTTCCAAAGCGCTTGGAGAGGCCCCGCCGAAAATTGCGGTAAAGCTGTCTTCTCTCGAATATCCCGGAATCTTCAGGGAAGCAAAAGCGGTGGGGCCATACCTCAATTTCACCCTCGACCGTAATAGTTATGCAACCGGTCTCATCGGCGAGATTATCGAGCGGAAAGGGACATTCGGCTCGACCGGCGAGGGAACGGGCAAGACTGTCCTTCTCGAGCACACGAGCATCAATCCGAACGCAAGCCCGCACATCGGCCGCTCCCGCAACGGACTCATCGGCGACACCCTCGCCCGTCTCTACCGCTTCGAAGGTTACGATGTCGATGTCCACTACTATGTCAACGACATGGGGAAGCAGATAGCCCTCCTTGTTCTCCAGATCGGCGACCGCACGGACCTCGAATTCCACGAGGTGCTCGACCTCTATGTCGAGGCGAACCGCCGGGCTGAGAAAGACCCCGAATTCGAGGCGAAAGGCCTCGATCTCCTCATGCGTATGGAAGAGGGCGATCCATCGGTAGCGGAGGCATTCACTGGTATCGTTGATATCTGCCTCAGGGGCCAGCTCGATGTGCTGGGACGGCTCGGGCTGCGTTACGACACCTTCGACCGTGAATCCTCCTTCCTCCGCGACCCGCGCATGGAACGGGCCATGGAGGTGTTCGCTGAAAAGGGGGCTCTTTTTACCGACGACCAGGAGAGGGCGGTCCTTGATCTGCAGAAGCTCGGCTATGACCGTGAAGAGGGACGGTATATCGTGCTCAAGCGCGCCAACGGCAGTACCATGTACATGTACCGCGATATAGCCTATACCCTCGAAAAGATCGGGCGCTCCGGCGACCGTAACATCGTCGTGCTCGGCGAGGATCACACCATGTATTTCGAGCAGATGGAGACTATCATCCGCGCACTCGGCAAGACTCCGCCCGAAGTGGTTCACTACTCGTACATTCTCCTCCGTGAAGGGAAGATGTCCACCCGCCAGGGGAATGTCGTGCTCCTCGAGGATTTTCTCGATGAAGCCATCCGTCACGCCCGTGAAAAGGTGGACGAGCAGTGGCCCGGCATTCCCGAAAGCGAACGCGGCGAAATCGCCCGTATCATCGGCATCGGCGCTGTCCGTTATGCCATTCTCTCCGTGCGGCCCAACCGCAATGTGATCTTCGACTGGGACACCGCCCTCTCGTTCAGCGGGGACACAGGGCCGTATATCCAGTACTCCTGCACGAGGGTCGCTTCAATACTCCGTAAGCACGGCTCCGAGCCGGAGAGGGTGTCGTCGCCGCTTACAGTTACCCATGATGCCGAGTGGGGCCTCGTTTTCAGGCTGGCGTTCGTGACACGCGATATAGCGGCTGCGCTCGAAACGAGGAATCCGGCTATACTCGCCACCACCGCCCTCGATGTCGCCCGGCGGTTCAGCATATTCTACAATACCTGCCCGGTGCTTGCCGCCGAGAATGATACGATCCGTGAGAGCCGTATCGCCTTCTGCGTGGCGACGAGGCAGGTGCTTATGAATCTGCTCGGGCTTATAGGGATCGAGGCGCCGGAACGGATGTAA
- a CDS encoding DUF2007 domain-containing protein, with amino-acid sequence MFCPVCRNEKREGISICPECNVPLVDELPPEQEPEYMEFTPVFSTANPVLIAMAKSILQDAGIQYTVKGENLQNLFGYGLIGIGFNPVTGVVEIQVDVPDYDEARELLKYLEIEESA; translated from the coding sequence ATGTTCTGCCCTGTCTGCAGGAACGAAAAACGTGAAGGAATATCAATATGCCCCGAATGCAATGTTCCTTTGGTCGATGAACTCCCGCCCGAACAGGAACCGGAATACATGGAATTCACACCTGTGTTTTCGACCGCAAATCCCGTTCTCATCGCCATGGCAAAGTCTATTCTGCAGGACGCGGGAATACAGTATACCGTCAAGGGAGAAAACCTCCAGAATCTTTTCGGGTACGGGCTTATCGGCATAGGATTCAATCCCGTTACAGGCGTTGTCGAAATACAGGTCGATGTGCCGGATTACGATGAAGCCCGCGAGCTCCTGAAGTATCTCGAAATCGAAGAATCGGCCTGA
- a CDS encoding restriction endonuclease: MKIIETYSHLNGLEFLLVHKRSLWKEIRSVIAAVEAGKCKTKVSKEKTMKGKLLYSPIAMNAAFKVLLHKKVWEESRVGYWVTKSEKLIRKTLTMPPEEQKKEIVESGEEPIYSYNQTDFIKDRVAVEVQFGKYAFVAYDLFVKHLAFYIGDKIDVGIEILPMKSLQSQMSSGVPYYEGELYNVVRQGRGVPAVPLVIVGIEP, from the coding sequence ATGAAGATCATCGAGACGTATTCCCATTTGAACGGTCTTGAATTCCTGCTTGTTCATAAACGCTCACTATGGAAAGAAATCCGGTCGGTAATCGCGGCGGTGGAAGCCGGGAAATGCAAAACGAAAGTATCGAAAGAAAAGACAATGAAGGGGAAACTGCTTTACAGCCCAATTGCCATGAATGCTGCCTTCAAAGTATTGCTCCACAAAAAAGTATGGGAAGAAAGCAGGGTTGGTTATTGGGTGACAAAAAGCGAAAAGCTTATCCGGAAAACATTGACAATGCCACCTGAAGAACAAAAAAAGGAAATCGTTGAATCCGGTGAGGAACCCATATACAGTTACAACCAGACTGATTTCATCAAAGACCGTGTGGCGGTCGAGGTGCAATTCGGGAAATACGCCTTTGTCGCCTACGATCTTTTTGTCAAACATCTTGCTTTCTACATCGGTGATAAAATCGACGTGGGCATAGAAATTCTCCCTATGAAATCGCTCCAGTCGCAGATGAGTTCGGGTGTCCCCTATTATGAGGGAGAATTATACAATGTTGTGAGACAGGGACGCGGTGTTCCTGCGGTGCCGCTTGTGATCGTAGGGATTGAACCATAA
- a CDS encoding flavodoxin family protein, with amino-acid sequence MKKLLGVMGSPRKNGNTHILVSKILEGAQDSGAQTEVIFLGDLTIRECNGCHACWETGSCSKKDDMIPLYEKITVSDVIVFGTPVYWYGPTALMKGFLDRFVYFNSPATRGVIKGKSAVLAVPYEEDNTETAEPLLTLFRKSFEYLEMNIAGTIIAPGVGGKGEILAKKNLLDKAYELGKKLVG; translated from the coding sequence ATGAAAAAATTACTCGGCGTCATGGGAAGCCCCCGCAAAAACGGCAATACGCATATCCTCGTTTCAAAAATTCTCGAGGGCGCGCAGGACAGCGGCGCTCAAACGGAGGTGATTTTCCTCGGCGACCTGACAATCAGGGAGTGCAACGGCTGTCATGCCTGCTGGGAAACGGGATCATGCAGCAAGAAGGACGACATGATCCCCCTGTACGAAAAAATCACCGTGAGCGATGTCATCGTCTTCGGAACGCCGGTATACTGGTACGGTCCCACAGCGCTCATGAAGGGATTCCTCGACCGTTTCGTTTATTTCAACAGTCCCGCAACGAGGGGAGTCATAAAGGGCAAATCCGCCGTGCTCGCCGTTCCCTATGAAGAGGACAATACCGAAACCGCCGAGCCGCTGCTGACGCTGTTTCGGAAGTCATTCGAATACCTTGAAATGAATATCGCAGGAACAATCATCGCTCCCGGAGTCGGCGGGAAAGGCGAAATCCTCGCAAAGAAAAACCTTCTGGACAAAGCGTACGAGCTCGGGAAAAAGCTTGTGGGATAA
- the gyrA gene encoding DNA gyrase subunit A, whose amino-acid sequence MLGKQEKIIPIDIQDEMQTSYMDYSMSVIISRALPDVRDGLKPSQRRILTAMNDLNLTPGRAHRKCAKIAGDTSGNYHPHGEQVIYPTLVRMAQDFNMRYPLVDGQGNFGSIDGDGAAAMRYTEARMTHATMEMLMDLDKETVSHSPNYDETLMMPDVLPGKFPNLLCNGSSGIAVGMATNIPPHNLGEVVDACKAFIDDPSITPRQIMAYLKGPDFPTGGIIYGRRGIVEAYETGRGKITLRARANIESLPNDRERIVVTEIPYMVNKSNLLEKIADLVRTKTIEGISDLRDESDRDGMRIVIELKKDSFPEVVLNMLYKHTQLSGSFGIINLALVENQPKVMSITEMIRHYIVHRQEVVIRRTKFELNKAEERAHILEGLKIALDNIEAVIKLIRESENTELAKEGLMSVFGLSARQAQAILDMRMRTLTGLERQKIEDEYLQLIELMERLRNILSSRALRMEIIKEELESLKLKYGDARRSDIIDESDDIEIEDLIAEEDMVVTISHQGYIKRIPISTYHRQRRGGKGITGMGTKEEDFVKSLFVASTHSYILFFTNFGRCYWLKVFELPQGGRAARGRPIVNMLDLQKDEKIAAFLSVREFNEEQYVLMVTRKGLVKKTSLIEYSRPRRNGINAINILDEDALIDASLTNGKQEIVIQTRDGMAIRFKESEIRPVGRTSQGVIGIRLEKDDIVVGMVAVAHPNATLLVVCENGYGKRTDLDAYRLTHRGGKGIISIKTSTRNGGAVCMMEVVNDDELIIVTSGGILIRLPIVDIRTIGRVTQGVRLINLNSEDTVVDVARVPAGENEDIDDLGEMDEGEDENGFGTADKGDESTDDEV is encoded by the coding sequence ATGTTAGGAAAGCAGGAAAAGATAATCCCCATAGATATTCAGGACGAAATGCAGACCTCCTACATGGACTATTCCATGTCGGTGATCATATCACGGGCGCTGCCGGATGTCCGTGATGGTCTCAAGCCGTCCCAGCGCCGCATCCTGACAGCCATGAACGACCTCAACCTCACTCCGGGGCGTGCGCACAGGAAATGCGCGAAAATCGCCGGCGATACCTCGGGTAATTATCATCCGCACGGCGAGCAGGTCATCTATCCGACTCTTGTCCGAATGGCGCAGGATTTCAACATGCGCTATCCGCTCGTGGACGGCCAGGGAAACTTCGGGTCGATAGACGGCGACGGCGCGGCGGCGATGCGGTACACCGAGGCGCGCATGACCCATGCGACGATGGAAATGCTCATGGACCTCGACAAGGAGACCGTCAGCCATTCTCCGAACTATGACGAGACCCTCATGATGCCCGATGTGCTCCCGGGTAAATTTCCCAACCTGCTCTGCAACGGCTCCTCCGGTATAGCCGTGGGCATGGCGACCAACATTCCGCCCCATAACCTCGGCGAGGTCGTGGATGCCTGCAAGGCCTTCATCGATGATCCTTCCATTACGCCGCGCCAGATAATGGCGTATCTCAAGGGACCGGACTTTCCCACCGGCGGTATCATTTACGGCCGCAGGGGAATTGTCGAAGCGTACGAGACGGGACGAGGCAAGATAACCCTCCGCGCCCGTGCCAATATCGAATCCCTTCCCAATGACCGTGAGCGTATCGTCGTCACCGAGATTCCCTACATGGTCAACAAGTCGAACCTGCTCGAAAAGATCGCCGATCTCGTCCGTACAAAGACGATTGAGGGAATTTCCGATCTCAGGGACGAGTCCGACCGTGACGGCATGCGGATTGTGATCGAGCTGAAAAAGGATTCGTTTCCCGAAGTAGTGCTCAACATGCTCTACAAGCATACCCAGCTCTCCGGTTCTTTCGGCATAATCAACCTTGCCCTCGTGGAAAACCAGCCGAAAGTCATGTCGATCACCGAAATGATCCGTCACTACATCGTACACCGTCAGGAGGTTGTGATCCGCCGGACAAAGTTCGAGCTGAACAAGGCCGAGGAGCGCGCCCATATACTCGAAGGACTCAAAATAGCGCTCGACAACATCGAGGCGGTCATCAAGCTTATCAGGGAGTCGGAGAACACCGAGCTCGCCAAGGAAGGGCTCATGAGCGTGTTCGGTCTTTCGGCCAGGCAGGCGCAGGCTATTCTCGACATGAGAATGCGGACCCTTACCGGCCTCGAACGTCAGAAAATAGAGGATGAATACCTCCAGCTTATCGAGCTCATGGAGCGGCTCCGCAATATACTCAGCTCCCGTGCGCTCAGGATGGAAATCATCAAGGAGGAGCTCGAATCCCTCAAGCTGAAATACGGCGATGCACGGCGGTCGGATATCATCGACGAATCGGACGACATAGAGATCGAGGACCTCATCGCCGAAGAGGACATGGTGGTCACCATTTCACACCAGGGCTACATCAAGCGCATTCCCATCAGCACCTATCACCGTCAGCGCCGCGGCGGCAAGGGAATCACCGGTATGGGCACGAAAGAGGAAGATTTTGTCAAGAGCCTCTTTGTAGCCTCGACTCACTCCTATATTCTCTTCTTTACGAATTTCGGCAGGTGCTACTGGCTCAAGGTGTTCGAGCTGCCGCAGGGAGGACGCGCGGCTCGCGGCAGACCGATAGTCAACATGCTCGATCTTCAGAAAGATGAAAAGATCGCCGCATTTCTTTCCGTCCGTGAATTCAACGAGGAACAGTATGTGCTCATGGTGACGAGAAAGGGGCTTGTCAAGAAAACATCCCTGATCGAGTATTCACGGCCAAGACGGAACGGTATCAACGCCATAAACATACTCGATGAGGATGCGCTCATCGATGCCTCTCTCACAAACGGTAAACAGGAAATCGTCATCCAGACACGGGATGGCATGGCGATACGGTTCAAGGAAAGCGAAATCCGCCCTGTCGGACGCACATCTCAGGGTGTGATCGGCATCAGGCTCGAAAAGGATGACATTGTCGTCGGCATGGTTGCGGTCGCCCATCCCAATGCAACGCTCCTTGTTGTCTGCGAGAACGGGTACGGCAAGCGGACCGATCTCGATGCCTACCGTCTCACTCACCGCGGCGGGAAAGGGATCATTTCCATCAAGACAAGCACCCGTAATGGCGGCGCTGTCTGCATGATGGAGGTGGTCAATGACGACGAGCTCATCATTGTCACTTCGGGCGGGATACTCATCAGGCTCCCGATTGTGGACATTCGCACGATCGGCCGTGTGACCCAGGGTGTCCGTCTCATTAATCTCAATTCGGAAGATACTGTCGTCGATGTGGCGCGTGTCCCCGCCGGTGAAAACGAGGATATCGATGATCTCGGCGAAATGGACGAGGGAGAGGACGAAAACGGGTTCGGAACCGCCGACAAGGGTGATGAATCGACGGATGATGAAGTGTGA
- a CDS encoding DUF2191 domain-containing protein encodes MARTTITLPTELLDDLKNMLGTSSKTEAVIVAIKDEISAKKIENIKKMAGKLEFIKTAEELRHGDHRLG; translated from the coding sequence ATGGCTCGAACAACCATAACATTGCCGACCGAGCTTCTCGACGATTTGAAGAACATGCTTGGGACCAGCAGCAAAACCGAAGCTGTCATTGTCGCTATAAAAGATGAAATCAGTGCGAAAAAAATCGAGAACATAAAGAAAATGGCGGGGAAGCTGGAGTTTATCAAAACAGCTGAGGAATTGCGGCATGGAGATCACCGGCTTGGATAA
- a CDS encoding NAD-dependent deacylase produces the protein MTDSDRIDRVVDILRSSSRIFFITGAGISADSGLPTYRGIGGLYDNRTTDEGLSIEDALSGDTMELNPALTWKYLAQMEENCRRAKFNRAHEVIAEMERSFEAVWVLTQNIDGFHRAAGSRNVIDIHGDIHGLSCMSCDYRCDVEHYGGLEIPPRCPECDAYMRPEVVLFGEMLPFDKTGKIEQVWREGFDIVFSVGTTSVFPYIVQPVLLGRRMGIPTVEINPGNTQVSDAVDIKIAGKAAATLDEIWKRYRENREIKNMYDRESE, from the coding sequence GTGACCGACAGTGACCGCATAGACCGTGTGGTCGATATTCTCCGGAGCAGCAGCCGGATATTTTTCATCACCGGAGCCGGGATATCAGCCGATTCGGGTCTGCCGACCTACCGGGGCATCGGCGGGCTTTATGACAACAGGACAACCGACGAGGGTTTGTCCATCGAGGATGCGCTTTCGGGCGATACAATGGAGCTCAATCCCGCCCTGACATGGAAATATCTCGCCCAGATGGAGGAAAACTGCCGCAGAGCGAAGTTCAACCGCGCCCATGAGGTCATAGCCGAAATGGAGCGGTCGTTCGAAGCAGTGTGGGTGCTTACCCAGAACATCGACGGATTCCACCGGGCCGCCGGATCTCGTAATGTCATCGACATTCATGGCGACATTCACGGGCTTTCGTGCATGTCGTGCGATTACCGGTGCGATGTGGAGCATTACGGCGGACTCGAAATTCCCCCGCGGTGTCCCGAATGCGACGCGTATATGCGACCGGAAGTTGTCCTGTTCGGCGAGATGCTGCCGTTTGACAAGACCGGTAAAATCGAGCAGGTGTGGCGCGAGGGATTCGACATCGTCTTTTCGGTCGGAACAACGAGCGTTTTCCCGTACATCGTGCAGCCGGTTCTGCTCGGCAGGAGGATGGGTATCCCCACGGTCGAGATCAATCCGGGGAACACACAGGTATCGGATGCGGTCGATATCAAGATCGCCGGGAAAGCCGCCGCGACACTGGACGAGATATGGAAAAGGTACCGGGAAAATAGAGAAATAAAAAACATGTATGACCGGGAGTCGGAATGA
- a CDS encoding YkgJ family cysteine cluster protein, protein MPEIRKFADCFECGGKCCRFIGIPMKYRKLMYTTGVPLSIYRSKLEPHPGRYFEIHEGITVDRDRKTFTVSRDLAVKIITVRREKQLIVYSRCSMLDENSRCLIYADRPQLCRNFDRKHIRDYYVPAGCIFDNGKMGFDYGV, encoded by the coding sequence ATGCCGGAGATAAGGAAATTTGCCGACTGTTTCGAGTGCGGCGGGAAGTGCTGCCGGTTTATCGGGATACCGATGAAGTACCGGAAGCTCATGTATACCACGGGCGTTCCGCTGTCAATCTACCGCTCGAAGCTCGAGCCCCATCCCGGGCGGTATTTCGAAATCCACGAGGGAATTACAGTCGACCGGGACAGAAAAACCTTCACCGTGAGCCGCGATCTCGCCGTAAAGATCATAACCGTCCGCCGCGAGAAACAGCTCATCGTCTACAGCCGGTGCTCGATGCTCGATGAGAACAGCCGGTGTTTGATCTACGCCGACCGTCCCCAGCTCTGCAGGAATTTCGACAGGAAACACATCCGCGATTACTATGTTCCGGCGGGGTGTATCTTCGATAACGGGAAGATGGGCTTCGATTACGGCGTGTAA
- a CDS encoding demethoxyubiquinone hydroxylase family protein, whose translation MNHDISIIRPQMTGDNIRLRGEGMPPSRLKGIKKGLRTLHTLELMAVTIYRFQITGEVGELNRQLIAAMCNEMTHFQDFQVKLYEYGWKPSIIRWVYWIVGFYFGFFSRLMGRTAILRTGIWVETKAVHHYDELLGTIDWDEDTRKIVEKDQSDEYGHITMWKSFLDQ comes from the coding sequence ATGAACCACGACATCTCGATCATCCGTCCGCAAATGACCGGCGATAATATACGCCTGCGGGGAGAAGGAATGCCCCCGTCCCGCCTGAAAGGCATCAAAAAGGGTCTCCGGACACTCCATACCCTCGAACTGATGGCGGTCACCATCTACCGTTTCCAGATTACCGGCGAGGTGGGAGAGCTCAACCGTCAGCTCATCGCCGCCATGTGTAACGAAATGACACACTTCCAGGATTTCCAGGTCAAACTTTACGAATACGGCTGGAAACCGAGTATTATAAGATGGGTATACTGGATTGTCGGTTTCTACTTCGGTTTCTTCTCGCGGCTCATGGGGAGAACGGCGATACTGAGAACCGGTATATGGGTGGAAACAAAAGCCGTTCATCACTACGACGAACTCCTCGGAACAATCGACTGGGACGAGGATACCCGGAAGATAGTGGAAAAAGACCAGTCAGACGAGTACGGGCACATCACCATGTGGAAATCTTTTTTAGATCAGTAA
- a CDS encoding PIN domain-containing protein produces the protein MDKVLVDTSIWIEFFRGKENIRLVVENLLDNRLICCTGLIMGELLQGAKTEKEICVLKDFLDCFEFLPEKTEQWLQAGRLSFDLRRKGITVGLSDCFLAVLAVHHNVSIFTRDDHFRLMEKETNIKLYCP, from the coding sequence TTGGATAAAGTACTTGTGGACACATCGATCTGGATTGAATTTTTCAGGGGCAAAGAGAACATACGGCTTGTTGTTGAAAATTTATTGGATAATCGGCTTATTTGCTGTACGGGTCTTATCATGGGAGAGTTGCTGCAAGGCGCAAAAACGGAAAAAGAAATCTGTGTCCTTAAAGATTTTTTGGATTGTTTCGAATTTCTGCCTGAAAAAACGGAACAATGGCTCCAGGCGGGCCGTCTTTCCTTCGATTTGCGGAGAAAGGGAATAACGGTGGGATTATCTGATTGTTTTCTTGCTGTTCTTGCTGTGCACCACAATGTGTCAATCTTTACTCGTGATGATCATTTTCGTCTGATGGAGAAAGAAACGAACATCAAATTGTACTGTCCCTAA